TGTTGGCGTCGCTGCTCGCCGCCGCGGGTGCGCTCCTGCTGCGCCGTCGCTGAGCGCTGCCGCGGCGCCGACCGCGGTCCCCGCCGTCAGCGACGTGCGGCGGCGATGACATCCTGGTAGCAGGGCCCGGGCGCGCCCTTCCAGAGTCCGGACTGTTCGCATCCCGCGCGCAGCCCGGCCCGGGAGATCGCCTCGTGCAGCCATTCCGGATGGAACGCGATCGCCGCTTCCGGCCTCGCCGGATCGTGCAGCCGTCCCTGCGGAATCGGGTGCTCGAAGGTCGGGAAGGTGGCGCCGCGGGCGATCGCCGTTCGGCCGAGGGGATCGAGCACGAAGAAGGTGGCGAAGAGTCGTCCGGTCGGGCTCAGCACGCGGGCGATCTCGGCGAGAAAGCGCTCGGTGGCGTTCGGCTCGAGGTGGGTGAAGAGCGACGTCGCGACGACCAGGTCGAAGCTCGCGTCCGGCCACTCGAACACGCACTCGGACGCGGGGATCGTTCCGGTCGGGTTGTAGACCCGCGAGCGGACGTCGACGTGGGTGAAGGTCAGCCGGCGATCGTGCCCCAGGTGGTGTCGACACCAGTCGACGTAGAGCCGGCTCGCGTCCATGCCGATGTAGCGGGCTCGTCTCCCGAGCTGTCGCGAGAGCGGCCAGGCGATGCGACCGAGCCCGCAGCCGACGTCGAGCACGTGCTCGCACGCGGTGAGACCGACCGTGCGGCGGATGAGGTCGACGGTCGCTCGGCCGATCTTCCAGAAGTCGCCCTGGCCGACGCCGGCAAGCAGATTCGAAGGCGGGAGCGGCGGAGAGGTCCAGGGCAGGAATCGCTTCCAGAGCATCGGAGGCCTCGTCGAGTCGCGCGGGTCCTCGCGTCGAACTGCGACCGTCGATCGTCGGACCCGCGACAGGTGGTGCCTTCCTGGCATACGTCCATACCGCGTTCGGCGTCGTGTGCGTCCCGCACGGCGGACGTCGCGACGATTCCGCTGGGCGCGACGCACCCGGGCCGACCGAGGGTGGAGCGCGACTGCCGGGGGGACGTGAGGTCTACCGCGGCAGCTCGCGGAGCGAGGTGGCCGTAACTTCGAGGATCGCGTCGCTCAGGGCGTAGGGATCGTGGGAGAACTGTTCGGCGACGGTGCGCCGGGTCTGCGCGGCGACGTCCGGCGAGGCGTCGGCGCGCCAGAGGACGAGCGTGTCGCGGGTGGGGATCGCCGCGTGAAACGGGCTGCCGAGCGCTGCGGCGGCAGCGGCGCGCACGCTCGGCAGGAGCAGCCGCGCGGCGTCGTAGCCGTCGTGGGTGGAGAAGACGAGCACCGTCTCGGCCCCGTCGGCGACCTCGGGGGAGAGGCCGGCGCTCGCCCGGTCGAGGTTCTCCAGGGCCCGGGCACGAACCTCGTCGAGCGTGACCTTCCAGCGTGCGAGATCGTCGACGAGCACGTACTGATAGGTCGAATCCTGGTCGAGAACATAGGCCTCGATCGCGCCGTGGGCAAACGGGCGATGGGCGAGCGGCATCCGCGTTCCGTATTCGGCCGGAGCGATCTGCGGCCGGAGCAGCGGCTTCGCGGCGACCCAGTCGAGGGCTCTCGCCGCAGCGGCCGCGTCGGCGGCGGCGAGGCTGGCGCCGAGCTGTTCGCGCACGAGGCGGGCGAGCGCCGCGTCGTCGCCGCCGTTCTGCCGGTCGACGAGAAAGAGGTTCTGCAGGCCGAGCTCGGCGTTGCCGTGCTTGAGCACTCGCGGGTCGCCGGTCGCCGTGAGCTCGCGTCCGGGCAGCTCGCGTGCCGCGGCGGCAAGCACGCGATCGCGGAAGCGCGCGAGCTCGGCGTCGCTCGGCGGCGCGTTCCGGGTCGAGTCGGCGTGGCGGCAGCCGACGAGCACCGCCACGGCGGCGAGCAGGAGGGAGCCGGGAATCCGGCGTCTGGGGGGCACGACCGGGAGCTTACCCGACGCCCTCGCGCGCCGTCGAAGACCTGCGGGAGGCGGAGGGGGCCGCCCTCAGCTGGCCTCGGCCCAGTGTCTCCAGACCGAACGGGCCTGCGGGTGTTGGGCCATCCCGCGCATGATCCGGGCGACGAGCGGGACGACCTCGGGTGCCGGGACTCCCTGGTCGTGGCGGCGGAGTCGCATCGGACCGAGCACTCTCAGCTTCTCCGGACCGTGGGAGGGGAGGTAAGCCTGCTCGATGCGGAGAGGCTCTTCCATTCCGGGGCCCCAGAGCTCGACGATCAGCACGTCGACCGTCGGGTCGTCGCTCGCCAACTGGCCGTTGCACGCCAGCGCCCAGGGCCAACCGGCGGAGCGCCAGGTCTCGGACTCCTGCCTTCCTTTCGCCAGGGCCGGCTCGGCGGCCGGCGCCGCGAACTGCACCAGCCGGAGGTCGGATCCTCGTCCGACGAAAGCCAGCGGTTGCAGGGGTTCGCCCTCCGGAAGGTCGAGGGCGTTGGCGACGGCCTGGGCCAGGGCCAGCCCGGCAGCATGCAACGCGTCGTCCGATGTGGTCTCGCTCATCGGGGGGCTCCTTTCCCCTGGGGGGCGATCGAATCCGCCGAGAGCCACCGGTGGTGTCCCCCGGCGGGTCGACCTCGTACCTTTCGGGCTCGAGTCACCGGGGTCCTCCGCCGGCTCCCGGGCCCTTCTTCTCTTCTTCGCTGCCGCCGGAGGCAAAGACCGGACACTTTTCTCGGGAGGAGGCTTCGTGGGCTGGGCGAGTCGGGTGGCGACGGCCTCGAGGGAGGCCTTGTCGCCCAGAAAGCGGTGCTAGCATCCGGGGCGATCCGCCGCTCGCAGCGGACACCCGATCGGCACGCCGTGCAGCAGGAACGAGTTCCGGGAGGTCCCCGCCTGTGAATGCCACCGCCAAGCCCGTCTGGATCCTGATGGCGCTCTGTGCGCTCGCCGGCGCGATCTTCGCCGGCGTGTCGACCCACGACTACGTCGCCCACCTCGATCGTCAGGTACACGCGATCACCTGCTCGTACATCCCCGGTCTCGCGTCGACCGACGCGAGCGGCACCT
This genomic window from Holophagales bacterium contains:
- a CDS encoding class I SAM-dependent methyltransferase; its protein translation is MLWKRFLPWTSPPLPPSNLLAGVGQGDFWKIGRATVDLIRRTVGLTACEHVLDVGCGLGRIAWPLSRQLGRRARYIGMDASRLYVDWCRHHLGHDRRLTFTHVDVRSRVYNPTGTIPASECVFEWPDASFDLVVATSLFTHLEPNATERFLAEIARVLSPTGRLFATFFVLDPLGRTAIARGATFPTFEHPIPQGRLHDPARPEAAIAFHPEWLHEAISRAGLRAGCEQSGLWKGAPGPCYQDVIAAARR
- a CDS encoding DUF1444 family protein — encoded protein: MPPRRRIPGSLLLAAVAVLVGCRHADSTRNAPPSDAELARFRDRVLAAAARELPGRELTATGDPRVLKHGNAELGLQNLFLVDRQNGGDDAALARLVREQLGASLAAADAAAAARALDWVAAKPLLRPQIAPAEYGTRMPLAHRPFAHGAIEAYVLDQDSTYQYVLVDDLARWKVTLDEVRARALENLDRASAGLSPEVADGAETVLVFSTHDGYDAARLLLPSVRAAAAAALGSPFHAAIPTRDTLVLWRADASPDVAAQTRRTVAEQFSHDPYALSDAILEVTATSLRELPR